The region AAGTCCTAAAAGGTGTTATGTTCAACAAAGACGTTGTCGTCCCtggaaaaatgaaaagaaaaatcaTAAACCCACGTGTCATTTTACTCGATTGCCCTCTCGAGTACAAAAAAGGAGAGAATCAAACAAACGCAGAGTTAGTCCGAGAAGAAGACTGGGCAGTTTTGTTAAAAATGGAAGAGGAATATATCATGAATTTATGCGCTCAGATACTCAAATTTAAACCCGATTTGGTAATCACAGAAAAAGGACTTAGTGATTTAGCGTGTCATTATCTAAGCAAAGCAGGAGTCAGTGCAATTAGGAGATTAAGGAAAACTGATAATAACAGGATTGCAAAGGCATGTGGGGCTGTTATTGTAAATAGGCCAGATGAGCTTCAAGAATCTGATGTGGGAACTGGAGCTGGACTTTTTGAAGTGAAAAAGATTGGTGATGAGTTTTTTGCTTATATTGTTGATTGTCAAGATCCGAAAGCGTGTACTGTTCTTCTCAGAGGTGCTAGCAAGGATCTTTTAAATGAAGTGGAGCGAAATTTACAGGTtggtatttgatttttttttttcaaaaattaatttggtatATGATTGAATGGAATGAAAAACAGGATGCAATGTCAGTGGCTAGGAACATTTTAAAACATCCAAAACTTGTCCCTGGTGGTGGTGCCACTGAATTAACTGTTTCTGCTACATTGAAGCAAAATAGCTCATCAATAGAAGGCATCGAAAAGGTAAAATGTCttcttttaaattataaaatttggaattttaTAAATTTATTGTTTGGAAATTAAAGATTTTACTTAAAACAAAGTAATCAATTTTATTTATGTGGATTtcttttttttggttaaaaacaGTGGCCTTATGAAGCTGCAGCTGTGGCATTTGAGGCTATACCCCGAACCTTGGCACAAAATTGTGGTGTCAATGTCATTAGAACAATGACTGCTCTTCAGGGAAAGGCAAGAAATATTTTCTCATTTACATTCTAGTCCCCAAGTATAGTTGATTTTTGCAATTTTAgtccttatttgaggtttttgATCGGTCTTCCAAGTAAAATGACATTCTTAGTCCCTGTTTTCAGCTtacttttgcaattttggtccttgttTAAGGTTTTTGTAACCTTTTTGGTCCATGTTCCAAGTAAACTGACTTACCAAGGTCCATTAGTATGGCTGATTTTTGCAAATTTGGTTGCAAAAGTATAGGCATCCACTCATATTACTTGGAAGTTGGAACATAGACCAATATCATTAAGAAAACTGCAAATAAGGACAAAAATTGCAAAAGAaaactttttgggaccaaatttgcaacaatcagctatactcagggaccaaaaatgtaacgtACACCTTATTTAAATATAAACATTATTTTGTTGATATTACAGCATGCAAATGGCGAGAATGCATGGACAGGAATTGATGGAAATACGGGTGTAATTGCGGATATGAAAGAACTTAAGGTACAAATTACAATCTTTCTTTCTTGAATTTGAATCTTCTTCTGCTTATTGTAAATTGACAATTCTACCCTCCCTTTGAAGATTTGGGATGCATACAATGTGAAGGCGCAGACATTCAAGACAGCCATTGAAGCTGCTTGTATGCTTTTAAGAATTGATGATATTGTAAGTGGAATAAAAAAGAGGCAAGCTCCTGGATCTACTCAGCCATCGAAGCCAACTATTGAGCAAGAAGGTGATGCAGACACTGAGCAAATGATTCCCGAGTGATGATGATTAGGGAGGGGCATTGTTGTCATTTACTTTTCCCCTTTTTCTAATGTTGATTAGTGTTAGGATGTGGAGTGTATGTAGGCTGCTGTTGTTACATCTTGAAATTTTGGTGCTTCTGTTTTATGTTATGGGGTTCACTTTCATTTGCTACTGTTTCTTTGAATCTTGTGTTTTGTTTTAAGTTTTTTTGCAAGGCTTGTGTGTTTAGTGCGGGCTTGGCCTCAAAAGCTTTAGACATGGACCTCCAATCTTAAGTAGATTATACATTTAAGAATTACAAATTGAATCCTAGGCATTTGATATTTTAAGAAGGAAAGATGTTTTTATTTTGAGTCGTTGCTAGGCAGTAGGTATAGATGCAAACTCGCTCTCAAAAGTAACTACAACGTATAGTACATAatttaaaaaatacaataaaaaatgGCTAACAATATTAAAATGTTTCAAAGTCTTATGTATGGtacataatttaaaaaataaagaaatattcTAATGGTGAATAAAGATTTGAGTCATCAAGCCCGCTTTCCTTGAAGAAAGCCCTCAAAAGGGCCAAAACTAAAACCCCTCGTCAAAGCAAGCCTAAGCCTTCATTACCATATATATGTAGGCTGAGACTTTCTTCTGGACAATATTGGggcaccttttttttttttttttttttttttggaaagggaacttctCTAACGAGGGTTTCCGGGTCAGTTTTCGCGTACCGATTAATTGTCCGCTGCAAACATGAAACTTTGCCTCATGCCCTGGAGTGactgcaggcgaacctccatAGCCACAAGGACTGAGTGGGTCAATGTGTATAAGTTTAGGCTTTATTAATGTGGCTCATTTGACGATTCAATACAAGGATGTTACGAGTTTAATGGCATAGAATGTCATCTTTTCCATATAAGTTGGTTGTATAACGCTTGTTTGTTTATATAAGTAGTGTGATTTGCAGATCTTTTATTTGCTCCGTAAGGTAGCAAGAGCCAATCGACTTTTCACTAAATAGTCATAAAATTATTTTAATTGTAGAAAAATAGTGCGGACAACCGGTCAAAATTAGGTGAAACGGTTATGCAAAGTTTGTTTGTTCATACAGACAACTGGTTATAGTAGTTGTCAGCCATGCCATTCATAATGCATGACACGATTTTATCACTCTATAAATGGAGGCTCAAGATAAAGGTTTTCACTTCATCAAATTCAAATCAAAGAAGGGGAGACAACAACCAAATACAGACGTCACAAAATTAAATCCTAGATATGACATTTTACTGAATAAAATTCAATTATATTTGATGTGAAATTAAAATGACATGATGAACTTGCGCCCTAAggtagaaaaacaaaagttcataatttttttttaattggttGACAACTTAAAGGtatttgaaatagtttgtttCCAAAAAGCAATCAAAatcatttttgaattaaattagtGTAAGACTAATTGAAAATgacattaaattaaaaaaatatatacaattcTACTAAGATGTGGATTCCGTCGCGGTTGATCTTATATGGttcgaaatatatatatatatatatatatatatatatatatatatatatatatatatatatatatatatatatatatatatatatatatatatatatatatatatatatattgtttaaattttattttatgaagACATTAACAATGGTTTATATCAACTTTTTGATTTGttataaaattattatttcataagTGATCTCAATGACTTAGTTATTATTAAGTTCATCCACATCAGTGTAATACCAACTTATCTTTCAATTATGCCACATTAGCTTTGCAATTATCTCTCACATCAATAATTAACCACACTCTTTCAAAAGTGGTTCCGAGTGACACCTCAATAGTCGATATATATAAGTGTtgtacataaataaataaataaataaaaagattgtcaattctttttctttaaaagagagagaatttatattttaattattatgttagTGTGGTGgtgtgaaaattttgaaaaaaaaatgtaaaagaataaattatttaaatgaaaaataatgATATCTTATAGTGGGATCCACAATGTAAGTCTTATATTGAAAGATGAAATATGATATGACATATTTTTAGAGTGATTTGGCATTGTAATTTCACATATTGAAAGATGAAATATGATGTGGCATATTTTTAGAGTGATTCGGCATAGCAAATACATCTGCAAGAGACGATGCAGATGGTCTAACACGGATATATATATAGCTGGCTGAAAGTGACgttccattaagtccattaagttaaacaaacaacaccaTAATTGTTAGCATTTCAAGAAGTATATTACTTTGAAACATCATACTccaaaccacaaaacaacacaacACTAGGGTAAAAAAAAGTTACAACACATAATATAATGGTAGAAACATAGACAACCCTACCAATCAAAAACTAGAACATACAACAAGACCTCCTCACCAGTAACCTCTC is a window of Lactuca sativa cultivar Salinas chromosome 1, Lsat_Salinas_v11, whole genome shotgun sequence DNA encoding:
- the LOC111914919 gene encoding T-complex protein 1 subunit gamma gives rise to the protein MQAPVLVLNDSLTRESGTKVHHANIQASKAVADIIRTTLGPRSMLKMLLDATGGIVVTNDGNAILRELDIAHPAAKSMIELSRTQDEEVGDGTTSVIVLAGEMLHVAENFIEKKYHSTVICRAYNKALEDALAVLDKISMSIDVNNRSMMLGLVKSCIGTKFTSQFGDLIADLALDATTTVGVDLGQGVREVDIKKYIKVEKIPGGQLEDSKVLKGVMFNKDVVVPGKMKRKIINPRVILLDCPLEYKKGENQTNAELVREEDWAVLLKMEEEYIMNLCAQILKFKPDLVITEKGLSDLACHYLSKAGVSAIRRLRKTDNNRIAKACGAVIVNRPDELQESDVGTGAGLFEVKKIGDEFFAYIVDCQDPKACTVLLRGASKDLLNEVERNLQDAMSVARNILKHPKLVPGGGATELTVSATLKQNSSSIEGIEKWPYEAAAVAFEAIPRTLAQNCGVNVIRTMTALQGKHANGENAWTGIDGNTGVIADMKELKIWDAYNVKAQTFKTAIEAACMLLRIDDIVSGIKKRQAPGSTQPSKPTIEQEGDADTEQMIPE